Proteins from one Mixophyes fleayi isolate aMixFle1 chromosome 9, aMixFle1.hap1, whole genome shotgun sequence genomic window:
- the LOC142101019 gene encoding torsin-1A-like — protein sequence MAAARGSPGTWRLLLLLLPYQAAGLLDPFSLGIAAASAAALTGYLSNPRFYCGRLVECCEEDKALNITALQADLSTRLFGQHLAHDVIFRALTGFMSYENPKKPLTLSLHGWTGTGKNFVSKIIAENVYDLGMQSKFVHLFVSTVHFPHDKLITKYKDQLQSWIRGNVSQCARSIFIFDEMDKLHTGLIDAIKPFLDYYEHIDGVSYRKAIFIFLSNAGGDMINRAVLEFWKSGKMREELQLKDLESVLSVGLFNNHNSGFWHSSLIDKNLIDFFIPFLPLELTHVKHCVMAELRQRGLGENEELALRVAEDMVYFPKDSRMFSDKGCKTVSAKLNLHL from the exons ATGGCTGCAGCTCGGGGGTCTCCAGGAACATGGCGGCTGTTACTGCTGCTCCTCCCTTACCAGGCCGCGGGGCTGCTGGACCCCTTCAGTCTGGGCATAGCCGCCGCCTCTGCTGCAGCTCTCACCGGCTACCTGTCCAACCCCCGCTTCTACTGCGGCCGCCTGGTGGAGTGCTGCGAGGAGGACAAGGCGCTCAACATCACCG CTTTGCAGGCAGACCTGAGTACCAGACTTTTTGGCCAGCACCTGGCTCATGATGTGATCTTCCGGGCACTGACAGGCTTTATGAGCTACGAAAACCCCAAGAAGCCCCTGACCCTATCACTGCACGGCTGGACCGGAACTGGCAAGAACTTTGTCAGCAAAATTATTGCAGAGAATGTTTACGACTTGGGAATGCAAAGCAAATTTGTCCATCTTTTTGTGTCTACTGTGCATTTCCCACACGACAAATTGATCACTAAGTACAAG GACCAGTTACAGTCTTGGATTCGAGGAAACGTCAGTCAGTGCGCTCGTTCCATATTTATATTTGATGAGATGGACAAGCTCCACACTGGTCTTATCGACGCGATCAAGCCTTTCCTGGACTATTATGAACATATTGATGGAGTGTCTTACCGGAAAGCGATTTTCATTTTCCTCAG CAATGCAGGAGGTGATATGATCAACAGAGCGGTGCTGGAGTTTTGGAAGTCTGGGAAGATGAGAGAAGAATTACAGTTAAAGGATCTGGAGTCTGTGCTCTCCGTTGGACTGTTCAACAACCATAACA GTGGATTTTGGCACAGCAGCCTGATTGACAAGAACCTCATTGATTTCTTCATCCCCTTCCTCCCGCTGGAGTTGACGCACGTGAAGCATTGCGTCATGGCGGAACTAAGACAGCGTGGGCTTGGGGAGAATGAAGAGCTGGCATTGCGGGTGGCTGAAGATATGGTTTATTTTCCTAAAGACAGTAGAATGTTCTCTGACAAAGGCTGTAAAACTGTGTCTGCTAAACTGAACCTTCACCTCTAG